The following are from one region of the Halarcobacter sp. genome:
- a CDS encoding LptA/OstA family protein, whose amino-acid sequence MKFLFVVFMLTTMLFAETEKLIIDANHFETNDATGLTIFTGNVKLLKVKDKLNSQKLEIYMTPNSKGKAKQPIKYVATGNVSFEIHSNGKIYNGKGKKVIYNPNTQEYTVIGNGYIKEQIEQRELIGEKIYINQLTGNARVVGKEDQPVRFILNIDSGADK is encoded by the coding sequence ATGAAATTTTTATTCGTAGTTTTTATGTTAACTACTATGCTTTTTGCAGAAACTGAAAAACTAATAATAGATGCTAACCATTTTGAAACAAACGATGCTACTGGATTAACAATATTTACAGGTAATGTAAAACTTTTAAAAGTAAAAGATAAATTAAATTCTCAAAAATTAGAAATATATATGACACCTAATAGTAAAGGAAAAGCAAAACAACCTATAAAATATGTGGCAACTGGAAATGTAAGTTTTGAGATACATTCTAATGGTAAGATTTATAATGGAAAAGGGAAAAAAGTAATTTATAATCCAAATACACAAGAGTATACTGTTATTGGAAATGGCTATATTAAAGAACAAATTGAGCAAAGAGAACTTATTGGTGAAAAAATTTATATTAATCAATTAACAGGAAATGCAAGAGTAGTTGGAAAAGAAGATCAACCTGTTAGATTTATTTTAAATATTGATAGTGGAGCAGATAAGTAA
- a CDS encoding HAD hydrolase family protein, with translation MIELIVLDVDGTLTDGGITYTNSGEELKTFDVSDGLAIATWTKKLNKNAAIITGRKSLIVEKRAKELGIKHLYQGVHNKDEILENILKEENISWAQVAAIGDDLNDYKMLKKAGLSFTPLNGSNYVKEIVNVVCNASGGKGAVREMIEFIIKEDGIEEDFIKAWL, from the coding sequence ATGATTGAATTAATTGTTCTGGATGTTGATGGTACATTAACTGATGGAGGAATAACTTATACAAATAGTGGAGAAGAGTTAAAAACATTTGATGTGTCAGATGGTTTAGCTATTGCAACATGGACAAAAAAGCTTAATAAAAATGCTGCAATTATTACAGGGCGTAAATCTTTAATAGTTGAAAAAAGAGCAAAAGAGTTAGGTATAAAGCATCTTTATCAAGGTGTTCACAACAAAGATGAAATTTTAGAAAATATTTTAAAAGAAGAAAATATTTCTTGGGCTCAAGTTGCAGCTATTGGTGATGATTTAAATGATTATAAAATGTTGAAAAAAGCAGGGTTATCATTCACTCCTTTAAATGGTTCAAATTATGTTAAAGAGATAGTTAATGTAGTTTGTAATGCATCTGGTGGGAAAGGTGCAGTAAGAGAAATGATTGAATTTATAATTAAAGAAGATGGTATTGAAGAGGATTTTATTAAAGCATGGTTATAA
- the hisB gene encoding imidazoleglycerol-phosphate dehydratase HisB: MTEFSRKTKETDIFCKVDIDGCGNSKIDTGVGFFDHMLEALSKHSGIDIELTCKGDLHIDAHHSVEDCGIVLGKALKDEIFPIKNVERYGNATVVMDEAATTCALDLSNRPFLVYEVNITGKVGEFDVELAEEFFHALVMNSGITCHIINDRGRNKHHILEASFKAFAVALRRAMVINEKLGVPSTKGVL, encoded by the coding sequence ATGACAGAATTTAGTAGAAAGACAAAAGAAACAGATATTTTCTGCAAAGTTGATATTGATGGGTGTGGTAACTCAAAAATAGACACTGGAGTTGGTTTTTTTGATCATATGCTTGAAGCTTTATCTAAACATAGTGGTATAGATATTGAGTTAACTTGTAAAGGTGATTTACATATAGATGCTCATCACAGTGTTGAGGATTGTGGTATTGTTTTAGGAAAAGCTTTAAAAGATGAAATTTTTCCTATTAAAAATGTTGAGAGATATGGTAATGCAACAGTCGTTATGGATGAAGCTGCAACAACTTGTGCTTTAGATTTATCAAACAGACCTTTTTTGGTTTATGAAGTAAATATTACTGGAAAAGTTGGAGAGTTTGATGTTGAGTTAGCAGAAGAATTTTTCCATGCATTAGTTATGAATTCAGGAATTACTTGTCATATTATAAATGATAGAGGTAGAAATAAACACCATATTTTAGAAGCTAGTTTCAAAGCTTTTGCAGTTGCTTTAAGAAGAGCAATGGTAATAAATGAAAAACTTGGAGTACCTAGTACTAAAGGTGTTTTATGA
- a CDS encoding septal ring lytic transglycosylase RlpA family protein translates to MLLDKYKLPLTIVSLSSIIFFSGCSEKSRTISYYTGNNSSKTYKDIPKEKIRNSKAMHRATMRPYQIAGKWYYPTLAKVGDVQRGIASWYGPNFHAKKTSNGEVYNMYAMTAAHKTLPMNTMVKVDNLDNGKSTIVRINDRGPFVSGRIIDLSNKAAHEVDMVGKGTANVKVTVLGFHAKIAKTKQEKAETATVGKYYVQVGAFRRLEGAEITKRKFEMILEDRYNVVIKEGVYLEQPINRVWVSGFRSEEEARDFKKNNDLNSAMIIAE, encoded by the coding sequence TTGTTATTAGATAAATATAAATTACCACTTACGATTGTTTCTTTATCTTCAATTATTTTTTTTAGTGGATGTTCAGAAAAAAGCAGAACTATAAGTTACTATACAGGAAATAATTCTTCAAAAACTTATAAAGATATTCCAAAAGAAAAGATTAGAAACTCTAAAGCGATGCATAGAGCAACTATGAGGCCATACCAAATAGCAGGGAAATGGTATTATCCAACTTTAGCAAAAGTAGGTGATGTTCAAAGGGGAATTGCTTCATGGTATGGTCCAAACTTTCATGCTAAAAAAACTTCAAATGGTGAAGTTTATAATATGTATGCAATGACAGCTGCACATAAAACACTACCAATGAATACAATGGTTAAAGTAGATAATTTAGATAATGGAAAATCAACAATTGTTAGAATCAATGACAGAGGACCTTTTGTTAGTGGAAGAATAATTGACTTATCAAATAAAGCTGCCCATGAAGTAGATATGGTGGGAAAAGGTACTGCTAATGTAAAAGTTACAGTTTTAGGTTTCCATGCCAAAATTGCAAAAACAAAACAGGAAAAAGCTGAAACTGCTACTGTTGGTAAGTATTATGTTCAAGTTGGTGCATTTAGAAGATTAGAGGGTGCTGAGATTACAAAAAGAAAATTTGAAATGATACTTGAAGATAGGTATAATGTAGTTATAAAAGAGGGTGTTTATTTAGAACAACCAATTAACCGTGTATGGGTTTCAGGTTTCAGATCAGAAGAAGAAGCGAGAGACTTTAAAAAGAATAATGATCTTAATAGTGCAATGATAATTGCTGAATAG
- a CDS encoding LysM peptidoglycan-binding domain-containing protein — MRKILFVLLIFSAYLNATLTGSNFTQRDLQILEDLDINPSFITDYKLQEVYERLQNKTSLDHYIRKMEDASIFIPRIKEILREESIPDSFLYMAMAESNFTIDARSNARATGLWQFMYATGKRYGLNSNMYVDERMDLVKSTVAATKYLKALHKRFGKWYLAAIAYNCGEGRVVEALTRAILDLYVQKHPELKNSKKIREYRKVVRDYQQRRVRFYSLRDVYREVQKYDIEPELEYLLREQKNLGRQYLPRESRRYIRKIISLGMINSKNFIKEYENSHLLNMGISKTIATVPVKGGLHLRNIAKVIDMSYSELLDLNKHIKQSIIPPSKNYYSINIPYDKLTLFNKNSSLIEDTKYAIHVVRRGDTLYGISRKYKVPLKLIKTHNHLKTSRLSIKQKIVLPIPSDMLGKVDFTTFSDRKTVKKYIVKNGDSLYSIAKKYKINVKKLMRDNKLKTTLLRIGDSIVIR; from the coding sequence TTGAGGAAAATATTATTTGTTCTTTTAATTTTCTCTGCTTATTTAAATGCGACACTTACGGGTTCAAATTTTACACAAAGAGATTTACAAATATTAGAGGATTTGGATATAAATCCATCTTTTATTACAGATTATAAACTGCAAGAAGTGTATGAGAGATTACAAAACAAAACAAGTTTAGACCATTATATACGAAAAATGGAAGATGCTTCTATTTTTATACCAAGAATAAAAGAGATTTTAAGAGAAGAATCAATTCCTGATTCATTTTTATATATGGCTATGGCTGAATCAAACTTTACAATTGATGCAAGATCAAATGCAAGAGCAACAGGGCTTTGGCAATTTATGTATGCAACAGGTAAAAGATATGGACTTAATAGCAATATGTACGTTGATGAGAGAATGGATTTAGTAAAATCAACTGTAGCAGCAACAAAATATTTAAAAGCATTACATAAAAGATTTGGAAAATGGTACTTAGCTGCAATTGCATATAATTGTGGAGAGGGAAGAGTTGTTGAAGCATTAACAAGAGCAATACTTGACCTTTATGTTCAAAAACATCCAGAATTAAAAAATAGTAAAAAAATAAGAGAGTATAGAAAAGTAGTTAGAGATTATCAACAAAGAAGAGTTAGATTTTATAGTTTAAGAGATGTTTATAGAGAGGTTCAAAAATATGATATTGAACCTGAGTTAGAATATCTTCTAAGAGAACAAAAAAATCTTGGTAGACAATATTTGCCAAGAGAGAGTAGAAGATATATTAGAAAAATTATCTCATTGGGAATGATCAATTCCAAAAATTTTATTAAAGAGTATGAAAATTCACATCTATTAAATATGGGAATTTCAAAAACAATTGCAACTGTTCCTGTAAAAGGTGGTTTACATCTTAGAAATATTGCAAAAGTTATTGATATGTCTTATAGTGAGCTATTAGATTTAAATAAACATATTAAACAATCAATAATCCCACCTTCTAAAAACTATTATTCAATCAATATCCCATATGATAAATTGACACTATTTAACAAAAACAGTAGTTTAATTGAAGATACAAAATATGCAATTCATGTGGTAAGACGTGGAGATACATTGTATGGGATATCAAGAAAATATAAAGTGCCTTTAAAACTTATTAAAACACATAACCATTTAAAAACTTCAAGATTATCTATAAAACAAAAGATTGTTCTACCTATACCAAGTGATATGTTGGGAAAAGTTGATTTTACAACTTTTAGTGATAGAAAAACAGTTAAAAAATATATAGTTAAAAATGGAGATTCTTTATATTCTATAGCAAAGAAATATAAAATTAATGTAAAAAAACTTATGAGAGATAATAAGCTAAAAACTACACTTTTAAGAATAGGAGATAGTATTGTTATTAGATAA